A genome region from Rhodothermus sp. includes the following:
- a CDS encoding chemotaxis protein CheA, with protein MSNLIEQFVVEARELLQGISEQILALETQPENAEAMHELFRLVHTLKGNSGLVEAPAMTRVLHVAEDLIGAVRDGRQVFSRELADTLLDTFDFVASLVDELEREGVVQASYDHEANRYIQQLQKLGGSVPKTEVTPPETSAQTSAETATIETLPAEAQEVARERLQEGHALCWIVYEPEADCFFKGEDPFLLVRQTPALCWGRIVSRESWPTLEELDPYHCVLRFELLSEAPRPELEAHFRYVADQVQLRTVVASQTTATADTETEADGAPVQVAEEAIDQILQAQRAVLDSPVDEGFDGRLQAVGAALSGLLQALGRTDECAALEAALAEARQTRNPEPVRRWMDQAFAMQEKQTAPEANQQALPASAAEAASPAATEAKPASQRSRSSSTLRVSQERIDALMSLVGELVVAKNGLAYLASRVQRDYELSELSREIKMHYAAIHRIAEELQDAVMQVRMLPFAHVFQRFPRLVRDLARRLGKEVRLEIIGEDTEADKRIIESLADPLIHLIRNSLDHGIESPEERKACGKPETGLLRIRTRQEGDRIWIEVSDDGRGIDPEKIKRKAYEKGLLDEAALERISPTEVLQLLFRPGFSTAGRISDISGRGVGLDVVKRTVEQLGGNVRLESEPGKGTRFILSLPLSMMVTQVLIVEVAGQLYGLPVEAVVETVRVAPEEIQRIQHQEALVLRNQVIPVESLQYRLNGCKPSIEDADTLAVVVLQLDATRVGLLVDDFRETMDVVLKPLPGVLAGLSVYAGSALLGDGTVLMILNPQTLLASCRSNSGSEAFASLTM; from the coding sequence ATGAGCAACCTGATTGAACAATTCGTCGTCGAGGCCCGCGAACTGCTGCAGGGCATCAGCGAGCAGATTCTGGCCCTGGAGACGCAGCCGGAAAATGCAGAAGCGATGCATGAGCTGTTCCGGTTGGTTCACACGCTGAAGGGGAATAGCGGGCTGGTGGAAGCTCCGGCCATGACACGGGTGCTGCATGTCGCGGAGGACTTGATCGGAGCCGTACGGGATGGCCGTCAGGTATTCTCCCGAGAGCTTGCTGATACCCTGCTGGATACCTTTGACTTTGTAGCCAGCCTGGTAGATGAGCTGGAGCGGGAGGGAGTGGTCCAGGCCTCCTATGATCACGAGGCCAACCGATATATTCAGCAGCTTCAGAAACTGGGTGGAAGCGTACCCAAAACGGAAGTAACGCCGCCTGAGACATCGGCTCAGACGTCCGCTGAAACCGCCACGATCGAAACGCTTCCTGCGGAAGCGCAGGAGGTGGCCCGGGAACGCCTCCAGGAAGGCCATGCGCTCTGCTGGATTGTGTATGAGCCTGAAGCCGACTGCTTCTTCAAGGGGGAAGACCCCTTCCTGCTGGTGCGCCAGACGCCGGCGCTGTGCTGGGGGCGGATCGTTTCCCGGGAATCCTGGCCTACGCTTGAGGAGCTGGATCCCTATCACTGTGTGCTCCGCTTTGAGCTACTGTCCGAAGCACCACGCCCAGAGCTGGAAGCCCATTTCCGCTACGTGGCCGATCAGGTACAGCTGCGCACGGTCGTTGCCAGTCAGACGACAGCGACTGCTGACACTGAAACGGAGGCCGATGGAGCACCGGTCCAGGTTGCGGAAGAAGCCATCGATCAGATCTTGCAGGCACAACGAGCGGTGTTGGACAGCCCGGTTGATGAAGGGTTTGACGGTAGGTTGCAGGCCGTCGGCGCAGCCCTGAGTGGGCTACTGCAGGCCCTGGGGCGGACGGACGAATGCGCCGCGCTTGAGGCTGCGCTGGCTGAGGCCCGGCAGACCCGAAATCCGGAGCCCGTGCGCCGCTGGATGGATCAGGCATTCGCAATGCAGGAAAAGCAGACAGCGCCTGAGGCCAACCAGCAAGCTTTACCAGCATCTGCTGCCGAGGCGGCTTCTCCGGCAGCTACCGAAGCGAAACCAGCCAGCCAGCGTTCCCGGAGCAGTTCGACGCTGCGCGTTTCGCAGGAGCGGATCGACGCCCTGATGAGCCTCGTGGGCGAGCTGGTGGTGGCCAAAAACGGGCTGGCCTATCTGGCTAGTAGAGTGCAGCGTGATTATGAGCTCTCGGAGCTCAGTCGAGAGATCAAAATGCACTACGCGGCCATCCATCGCATTGCCGAGGAGCTGCAGGATGCCGTTATGCAGGTGCGCATGTTGCCCTTTGCCCATGTGTTTCAGCGTTTTCCAAGGCTGGTGCGCGACCTGGCTCGCAGGTTGGGTAAAGAAGTGCGCCTGGAAATCATTGGCGAAGATACTGAAGCCGACAAACGGATTATCGAAAGCCTGGCCGATCCGCTGATTCATCTGATTCGCAACAGCCTTGATCACGGAATTGAGTCGCCGGAAGAACGGAAGGCATGCGGTAAGCCAGAGACAGGACTGCTGCGCATTCGGACACGCCAGGAAGGTGATCGCATCTGGATTGAAGTGAGTGACGATGGCCGCGGTATTGACCCTGAAAAAATCAAGCGGAAGGCGTATGAAAAGGGACTGCTCGACGAAGCGGCACTGGAGCGCATCAGTCCTACCGAAGTGCTTCAGCTGCTGTTTCGACCGGGCTTTTCCACGGCAGGCCGTATCAGCGATATCTCGGGACGAGGAGTAGGGCTCGATGTCGTCAAACGCACGGTGGAACAATTAGGCGGCAACGTTCGGCTGGAGAGCGAACCCGGCAAAGGCACACGTTTTATCCTGTCGCTACCCCTGTCGATGATGGTGACCCAGGTATTGATCGTTGAAGTAGCCGGGCAGCTCTACGGATTGCCGGTAGAAGCCGTGGTGGAGACCGTACGCGTAGCGCCCGAAGAGATTCAGCGCATCCAACACCAGGAGGCGCTGGTGCTTCGCAATCAGGTAATCCCTGTGGAATCTCTGCAATATCGACTGAACGGTTGTAAACCTTCGATAGAAGACGCCGATACCTTAGCTGTCGTGGTACTGCAACTGGATGCCACGCGGGTAGGACTGCTGGTAGATGACTTTCGTGAGACCATGGATGTGGTGCTGAAACCACTACCCGGGGTGCTGGCCGGCCTGTCAGTTTACGCCGGCTCTGCATTGCTGGGAGATGGAACTGTCTTAATGATTCTTAATCCACAAACCCTGTTAGCATCATGCCGGTCGAATTCCGGAAGCGAAGCATTCGCCTCGTTGACCATGTAA
- a CDS encoding protein-glutamate O-methyltransferase CheR encodes MQYQQYHIRDEDFLRFRDFFYRKTGIFFDESKRYFVDRRLIERMKATGAPDFRTYFTRLRFDASGKELQALINLMTVNETYFFREEHQLRCLVRELLPELTRRRADRRPIRIWSIPASTGEEPYSIAIYLLEFWPELEQWDVELVASDIDTRALEQARRGRYSARSVQHVPHHLRRKYFSRVGNDYQICDMLREVVTFTRVNLCDAKEMRPYRDFSVIFCRNLLIYFDEASRKTAAHHLYDALESGGYLCLGHSESMSRISSLFRVRRFAEAIVYQKPEEIYETCAGCG; translated from the coding sequence ATGCAGTACCAGCAATATCACATACGTGACGAGGACTTCCTCCGATTTCGAGATTTTTTTTACCGCAAAACGGGCATCTTCTTTGATGAAAGCAAACGCTACTTTGTAGACCGTCGTCTGATCGAGCGCATGAAGGCGACCGGGGCACCTGACTTCCGCACTTACTTCACTCGGCTTCGATTTGATGCCTCAGGGAAGGAATTGCAGGCGCTGATCAATCTGATGACGGTCAACGAGACCTACTTCTTTCGGGAAGAACATCAGCTGCGTTGCCTGGTACGTGAGCTGCTTCCCGAATTGACCCGGCGACGTGCCGATCGACGACCTATCCGGATCTGGTCGATTCCTGCTTCGACCGGTGAAGAGCCTTATTCCATTGCCATTTACCTCTTGGAATTCTGGCCCGAGCTGGAGCAGTGGGACGTCGAGCTGGTCGCCTCCGACATCGATACCCGGGCGCTGGAACAAGCACGGCGTGGTCGCTACAGTGCGCGCTCCGTGCAGCATGTACCGCACCATCTGCGCCGCAAGTACTTCTCGCGGGTGGGGAATGACTATCAGATCTGCGACATGCTGCGGGAAGTGGTCACCTTCACGAGGGTCAACTTGTGTGACGCGAAGGAGATGCGTCCCTATCGGGACTTTTCCGTGATTTTCTGTCGTAATCTCCTGATTTACTTCGATGAAGCTTCTCGAAAGACGGCGGCGCATCACCTTTATGACGCACTGGAGTCCGGAGGGTACCTGTGTCTGGGGCATTCCGAGTCGATGAGCCGTATTTCCTCCCTGTTTCGCGTGCGCCGCTTCGCTGAAGCCATCGTGTATCAGAAACCCGAGGAGATCTATGAAACGTGTGCTGGTTGTGGATGA
- a CDS encoding HEAT repeat domain-containing protein encodes MGLKRFDQISETAPETTVENEQALLQALQDPNPARRRHAVRQLARFPDGLPYLIAHLEKESDIAVLEVLLQELVHAATPEAREALIRALRSDQATLRNATLDILRQHPHQAASFIETLLQDPDPDVRILTLNLLGTLALPQTEALLIQVLEHDSHVNVCATAVDLLCEVGTEAARPALQAVSQRFAHEPYIQFAVKQALRRIDGDM; translated from the coding sequence ATGGGGCTGAAACGGTTTGATCAGATTTCCGAGACAGCACCGGAGACAACCGTTGAAAACGAACAGGCTCTGCTGCAGGCCCTGCAGGATCCGAATCCTGCGCGGCGACGTCATGCGGTACGACAATTGGCCCGCTTCCCGGACGGACTTCCGTATCTGATTGCCCATCTGGAAAAGGAATCGGATATTGCAGTGCTGGAAGTCCTGCTCCAGGAGCTGGTGCACGCCGCAACGCCAGAGGCCCGGGAAGCGCTGATACGCGCGCTTCGTAGTGACCAGGCTACCCTCCGTAATGCCACGCTGGATATTCTGAGGCAGCACCCCCATCAGGCTGCTTCGTTTATCGAAACTCTGCTGCAGGATCCGGATCCGGACGTGCGCATCCTGACACTCAATCTGCTGGGCACGCTGGCATTGCCGCAGACCGAAGCCCTGCTCATTCAGGTCCTGGAGCACGATTCCCATGTAAACGTCTGTGCTACCGCCGTCGATCTGCTCTGCGAAGTCGGCACCGAAGCGGCTCGACCAGCACTGCAGGCCGTCAGCCAGCGCTTTGCGCATGAGCCGTACATCCAATTTGCCGTAAAACAGGCACTGCGACGGATTGATGGCGATATGTAA
- a CDS encoding response regulator, which produces MKRVLVVDDAPTVRMYHREILESLGLAVDEAYNGVEALEKALTQPYDLYVVDINMPEMDGYRFLRALRQQPEFPQRPAIMVSTEAADIDRVQAFQAGANLYLVKPVKPEVLRQYVQLLLGEKPS; this is translated from the coding sequence ATGAAACGTGTGCTGGTTGTGGATGACGCCCCCACGGTGCGTATGTACCACCGTGAGATTCTGGAGTCGCTTGGCCTTGCCGTTGATGAGGCCTATAACGGCGTCGAGGCGCTTGAAAAAGCACTGACCCAGCCATACGACCTGTATGTGGTCGATATCAACATGCCTGAAATGGATGGCTATCGGTTTCTGAGGGCACTCCGACAACAGCCAGAATTCCCTCAGAGGCCTGCCATTATGGTGTCTACGGAGGCGGCAGACATCGACCGGGTGCAGGCCTTTCAGGCCGGCGCTAACCTTTACCTGGTTAAGCCGGTCAAACCCGAGGTTTTGCGCCAGTATGTTCAACTGTTACTGGGGGAGAAGCCGTCATGA
- a CDS encoding chemotaxis protein CheW, giving the protein MMPDELKGHFSLASSPDEEETPQVVQFIVGGQRYALPVHWVQEVVAWPPHITPIPQAPSWLAGLMTLRRETVPVVLLARLFELEAADHPACVLVVQAGPRRLGLGVDQVQEVHTLPADTLEQPPAALQQETPYQEIAAVCRIDGERLLGLLDLRRLLQRIALDEAVAWGDDTTHGAEKNGVLVAEEETEAQSFLFFRLGTEVFGVPIDYVQEIVEPPDTYTTVPQAPPAVVGVVNLRGGVLPVVDLRRQLGLPTAEASPQQRIVVLTTAGQPTGFVVDAVTEVCEVPESALQPAARPGEIDSPLMDQVIHLPDQGQIVQLLQPERLLAQVRVHAHPVEAV; this is encoded by the coding sequence ATGATGCCTGACGAGCTGAAAGGACACTTCAGCCTGGCCAGCAGCCCGGATGAGGAAGAGACTCCGCAGGTAGTGCAATTCATCGTGGGAGGACAGCGCTACGCCCTGCCCGTGCACTGGGTACAGGAAGTGGTGGCCTGGCCTCCGCACATTACACCGATTCCGCAGGCACCCTCATGGCTGGCTGGCCTGATGACCTTGCGGCGCGAGACCGTGCCTGTAGTGTTGCTGGCGCGTTTGTTCGAACTGGAAGCGGCCGATCACCCCGCTTGCGTTCTGGTGGTACAGGCCGGCCCGCGTCGTTTGGGGTTGGGGGTTGACCAGGTCCAGGAGGTACATACTCTGCCCGCCGACACCCTGGAACAACCACCGGCAGCGCTTCAGCAGGAAACACCCTACCAGGAAATTGCCGCAGTCTGTCGAATAGACGGGGAGCGCCTGCTGGGTTTGCTGGACCTTCGCCGTCTGTTGCAGCGCATTGCACTGGATGAAGCCGTTGCATGGGGGGACGACACAACGCACGGCGCAGAGAAGAACGGGGTTCTGGTAGCAGAGGAAGAAACAGAAGCACAGAGCTTTCTCTTTTTCCGGCTGGGAACGGAAGTGTTTGGCGTGCCCATCGACTATGTACAGGAGATTGTTGAACCTCCAGATACCTATACAACCGTTCCCCAGGCGCCACCCGCTGTCGTGGGAGTGGTCAACTTGCGTGGGGGCGTATTACCCGTCGTCGATCTACGTCGGCAGCTCGGGCTTCCGACAGCCGAAGCCAGTCCGCAGCAGCGTATTGTGGTGTTGACCACAGCAGGACAGCCCACAGGGTTTGTGGTGGATGCGGTCACTGAGGTCTGCGAAGTGCCCGAAAGCGCGTTGCAGCCAGCAGCGCGGCCGGGGGAGATCGACAGCCCCCTCATGGATCAGGTCATCCATCTGCCTGATCAGGGACAAATTGTACAGCTCTTGCAGCCAGAGCGCTTACTGGCTCAGGTACGTGTCCATGCTCATCCAGTAGAAGCCGTATGA
- a CDS encoding sugar transferase: MSRRIELAALLAIDALMFSLAYVLLYLARFEWQWFGPPRLYPVVFWLPMLLMTAYWMLLFAFSGMYRERYAESRFDELVSLFKVVTVGVLILVFAIFIDTLEPSTSREAIFFYWASVYGLVSLGRVGVRTVQKALLLRGYGVHKALVVGWSDKVEQLYQEVARYPEAGLKIVGAIRLARPGEQPETSENAGDEAAVAVASIGTSACTIGALPRLIDELGVQDVLIALDGRDHDALLEVLRLCDGKPVRLKLVPDFYTLIGGMARTEHMYGLPLIEVLPEPMPAWEQSMKRVLDVTVSLVVLGLGLPLWLAIGLLIRLTSPGPAIYKQQRVGQHGRIFTLYKFRTMYVNAEAHTGPVWAVRDDPRITPLGRWLRRWRLDEVPQFWNVLKGDMSLVGPRPERPYFVEKLSREIPLYNRRHRVKPGITGWAQVRWKYDNSLEDVRQKVKFDLFYIENMSLRMDMKIILRTLYTMLAGKGQ, from the coding sequence GTGTCGCGCCGTATTGAACTGGCTGCCCTGCTGGCGATCGACGCCCTGATGTTCAGCCTGGCCTATGTGCTGCTGTACCTGGCCCGATTCGAGTGGCAGTGGTTTGGACCGCCCCGGCTTTATCCTGTGGTATTCTGGTTACCTATGCTGCTGATGACCGCCTACTGGATGTTGCTGTTTGCCTTCTCGGGCATGTACCGGGAGCGGTATGCCGAAAGTCGTTTTGATGAGCTGGTCTCGCTGTTCAAGGTCGTTACGGTTGGGGTTTTGATCCTGGTGTTTGCCATCTTTATTGACACATTGGAGCCCAGCACAAGCCGGGAAGCCATCTTTTTCTACTGGGCATCGGTCTATGGACTGGTATCGCTGGGAAGGGTCGGGGTGCGCACGGTGCAGAAGGCCCTGCTATTGCGTGGCTATGGGGTACATAAGGCCCTGGTGGTGGGCTGGAGTGATAAAGTAGAGCAGCTCTACCAGGAGGTAGCCCGCTATCCGGAGGCCGGGCTGAAGATTGTCGGCGCTATCCGGCTGGCTCGTCCGGGTGAGCAACCTGAAACCTCGGAGAACGCGGGAGACGAAGCCGCCGTTGCCGTCGCGTCGATCGGTACGTCAGCCTGCACAATTGGGGCCCTGCCGCGGCTGATCGATGAGCTTGGCGTACAGGATGTCCTGATTGCGCTGGATGGACGTGACCATGATGCACTGCTCGAAGTACTCCGGTTGTGCGACGGCAAGCCGGTTCGGCTCAAACTGGTGCCCGACTTTTACACCCTGATAGGGGGCATGGCGCGTACGGAGCACATGTATGGGTTGCCACTCATTGAAGTGCTGCCCGAGCCCATGCCAGCCTGGGAGCAGAGCATGAAACGGGTGCTAGATGTGACCGTCTCGCTGGTGGTGCTGGGACTGGGCCTGCCGCTCTGGCTCGCTATCGGACTGCTGATCCGCCTGACTTCGCCCGGTCCGGCCATCTACAAACAGCAACGGGTGGGGCAGCACGGACGCATTTTTACGCTGTATAAGTTTCGTACGATGTACGTGAATGCCGAAGCGCATACCGGGCCAGTCTGGGCTGTCAGAGACGATCCGCGCATCACACCGCTGGGTCGCTGGCTACGGCGTTGGCGGTTGGACGAAGTGCCTCAATTCTGGAATGTGCTCAAGGGTGATATGAGCCTGGTGGGGCCCCGTCCCGAACGTCCCTACTTTGTCGAAAAGCTCTCCCGGGAGATCCCGCTCTATAACCGGCGCCACCGTGTCAAGCCCGGGATTACTGGCTGGGCCCAGGTACGCTGGAAGTATGACAACAGCCTTGAAGATGTGCGGCAGAAGGTCAAGTTCGATCTGTTCTATATCGAGAACATGAGCCTGCGCATGGATATGAAGATCATCTTGCGCACGCTTTATACCATGCTGGCTGGTAAAGGACAGTAG
- a CDS encoding methyl-accepting chemotaxis protein: MPLVRKTPSEPDGTDEMSRPASREAAQQRRRARTMARRQQLAERIAAAAVQLASGISEAASAAQELKSAADQIAAGAVEASGATQESLAAFREVGKAVERQRIAAQQAEEKSKALQALAEQVREQVEHLIGNVVTAAERQQRSVARVAELEQQAAQISEVIQTVSRIANQTNLLALNAAIEAARAGKHGKGFAVVAGEVRTLAETSEKSARQIQELITQIQADVQQVVQSITAAAEAIQEEAQKGQQIGEELKCIGEGFQRIVQRAQQIAEGAVRSEEAVREALRGFDEIAAAAEEQSAAVEEWSRTVSEQVQVLAECEQSAENLSELAEDLKLSTDLSKSASDVAAAAEELSAALDEMTRSAAQISAAIDQIRKGAQIQATATEESAAAIAEIEKSLEVSQQQAREGQEQMEAQQQQLMQNRRAVEALIASIEQAVERVEQSLDRIKQLELRSRRIDKIVDAITMVAIQTSMLAVSGAIEAARAGEFGKGFAVVAADIRNLAHDSADNADRIKDTLRTIQDHIQTVARDVEELMARTIAEAEKAQQVTHSLQRLDQEMAQVYAGAEAILREAERIATAVTQVRTGVEQIAAAAQEAEQATSEAASAAQEQAQGMESLAAAVEEIAVLADELQSH; the protein is encoded by the coding sequence ATGCCCCTTGTACGCAAGACGCCTTCGGAGCCTGACGGAACCGATGAGATGTCGCGTCCGGCATCTCGGGAAGCAGCACAGCAACGCCGCCGGGCACGCACGATGGCTCGCCGGCAACAACTGGCCGAACGTATCGCTGCGGCCGCCGTTCAGCTGGCTTCAGGGATCAGTGAGGCCGCTTCGGCGGCCCAGGAGCTGAAGAGTGCGGCCGATCAGATAGCGGCAGGTGCTGTAGAAGCTTCGGGTGCCACGCAGGAGTCGCTGGCAGCGTTTCGGGAGGTTGGCAAAGCGGTAGAACGTCAGCGTATAGCCGCTCAGCAGGCAGAGGAAAAAAGCAAAGCCCTTCAAGCACTGGCGGAGCAGGTTCGGGAACAGGTCGAGCACCTGATTGGCAACGTAGTGACGGCGGCAGAACGTCAGCAGCGCTCGGTAGCACGCGTGGCCGAGCTGGAACAGCAGGCCGCACAGATCAGCGAAGTAATTCAGACGGTAAGCCGTATTGCGAACCAGACCAATCTGCTGGCCCTTAACGCTGCCATTGAGGCGGCGCGGGCTGGCAAACACGGGAAAGGGTTCGCCGTAGTGGCCGGTGAGGTGCGTACGTTGGCAGAGACCTCCGAAAAGAGTGCCCGTCAGATTCAGGAACTGATCACGCAGATTCAGGCCGACGTGCAGCAGGTGGTGCAGAGCATCACAGCAGCGGCCGAAGCTATTCAAGAGGAAGCGCAGAAAGGGCAGCAGATTGGCGAAGAATTGAAGTGTATCGGCGAAGGATTCCAACGTATTGTCCAGCGTGCACAGCAGATTGCTGAAGGCGCTGTACGTTCAGAGGAAGCGGTACGTGAGGCGTTACGAGGTTTCGATGAAATTGCAGCAGCTGCTGAAGAGCAGTCAGCGGCTGTTGAGGAGTGGAGTCGTACCGTTAGCGAGCAGGTGCAGGTGCTGGCAGAATGTGAGCAATCCGCTGAAAACCTCTCAGAACTGGCCGAGGACCTGAAACTCTCGACAGATCTAAGCAAAAGCGCCAGTGATGTGGCGGCAGCTGCCGAGGAGCTGTCGGCTGCCCTGGATGAAATGACCCGATCGGCGGCTCAGATTTCAGCAGCCATCGATCAGATACGGAAAGGGGCGCAGATACAGGCGACAGCTACCGAAGAGTCGGCTGCGGCGATTGCAGAAATTGAAAAGAGTCTGGAAGTGTCGCAGCAACAGGCCCGGGAGGGACAGGAGCAGATGGAGGCGCAGCAACAGCAGTTGATGCAAAATCGCAGAGCTGTTGAGGCGCTGATCGCCAGCATTGAACAGGCGGTCGAACGGGTAGAGCAGAGCCTGGACCGCATCAAGCAGCTGGAGCTCCGCTCGCGTCGTATCGATAAGATCGTCGACGCGATCACCATGGTCGCCATTCAGACCAGTATGCTCGCGGTCAGCGGAGCCATCGAAGCGGCACGGGCCGGGGAGTTCGGGAAAGGCTTTGCAGTCGTGGCGGCCGACATTCGCAATCTGGCACACGACTCGGCCGATAATGCCGATCGCATTAAAGACACGCTGCGGACGATCCAGGACCATATCCAGACCGTGGCCCGCGACGTGGAGGAGTTGATGGCCCGAACGATTGCGGAAGCCGAAAAGGCGCAGCAGGTCACGCACAGCCTACAACGGCTGGATCAGGAGATGGCTCAGGTGTATGCAGGTGCCGAGGCGATTCTGCGTGAAGCTGAGCGCATTGCGACCGCCGTCACACAGGTCCGTACAGGCGTCGAGCAGATCGCAGCCGCTGCGCAGGAGGCAGAACAGGCTACCAGTGAAGCGGCCAGTGCCGCGCAGGAGCAGGCCCAGGGAATGGAATCGCTGGCTGCCGCCGTAGAAGAAATTGCCGTGCTGGCCGATGAACTCCAGAGTCATTGA
- a CDS encoding chemotaxis response regulator protein-glutamate methylesterase, with protein MIRLLIVDDSALMRRQLTRVFEEEGDFEIQTARDGHEAIEANRTFEPDVITLDIHMPRMDGLTALAHIMAERPVPVVMFSSLTQEGALATFEALNLGAVDYVAKPGGTISLSIEAVKEELVAKVRAAVGARLRRRKPRPIREKGPLKAPASEGTRKPSIAASRPPEKDSGVVVIGVSTGGPATLEEILPRLPADFPWPVLVAQHMPAAFTGPFAQRLDRLCAVRVVEVVRPMPLETGTVYIGRGEADLIVSRRRERLIALTRPAHPDYLWHPSVELLGRSVLQHVAPDRIVAVMLTGMGYDGAEAFTEIRRQGGRVIAESERSAVVFGMPAEVIKRGGATKVLPADKIAQQLIRWIQPVRHHGAETV; from the coding sequence ATGATTCGCTTACTGATTGTCGATGATTCTGCCCTGATGCGGCGGCAATTGACGCGGGTGTTCGAAGAAGAAGGAGACTTCGAGATTCAAACAGCGCGGGATGGACACGAGGCGATCGAAGCCAACCGTACCTTCGAGCCCGACGTCATCACGCTCGATATCCACATGCCGCGCATGGATGGGCTGACGGCACTGGCCCACATTATGGCCGAGCGGCCAGTGCCAGTGGTGATGTTTTCGTCGCTTACCCAGGAGGGAGCGCTGGCCACCTTTGAGGCACTCAACTTGGGAGCCGTCGATTATGTAGCCAAGCCGGGAGGAACGATTTCGCTTTCCATTGAAGCGGTTAAAGAAGAGCTGGTCGCCAAGGTACGGGCCGCCGTTGGGGCCCGCCTGCGTCGCCGAAAGCCTCGGCCGATCAGAGAGAAGGGGCCGCTGAAAGCACCTGCCTCTGAAGGAACACGCAAGCCCTCCATCGCTGCATCCCGGCCACCCGAAAAAGATAGCGGCGTGGTCGTGATCGGGGTTTCAACGGGTGGGCCCGCGACACTCGAAGAGATTCTGCCTCGATTGCCTGCGGATTTCCCCTGGCCAGTACTGGTGGCGCAGCATATGCCGGCGGCTTTTACCGGCCCGTTTGCCCAGCGGTTAGATCGGCTATGTGCCGTGCGGGTCGTGGAAGTGGTGCGTCCCATGCCTCTGGAGACAGGGACCGTCTATATCGGCCGAGGGGAGGCCGACTTGATTGTGAGCCGCCGGCGTGAGCGACTGATTGCGCTGACGCGTCCCGCCCATCCTGATTATCTGTGGCATCCCTCCGTGGAGTTACTGGGACGTTCAGTGCTGCAACACGTCGCACCGGATCGCATCGTAGCTGTTATGCTGACCGGTATGGGCTACGATGGCGCCGAGGCTTTTACGGAAATTCGGCGTCAGGGTGGACGTGTGATCGCCGAGTCGGAACGTTCCGCAGTCGTGTTTGGCATGCCGGCTGAAGTCATCAAGCGGGGCGGTGCGACCAAAGTGCTACCCGCTGATAAAATCGCCCAGCAGCTTATTCGATGGATTCAACCCGTTCGACACCATGGGGCTGAAACGGTTTGA